One genomic segment of Hordeum vulgare subsp. vulgare chromosome 2H, MorexV3_pseudomolecules_assembly, whole genome shotgun sequence includes these proteins:
- the LOC123427812 gene encoding putative F-box protein At2g16220: protein MPEEEPNKEADYSDALEEESKKEADCSDTPEEELKKEAGRTTLSLAAAAAAAAASRLTDDLIVEILSRLPFWSVCRSKCVSKAWRDLIALPAHRKKLPQTLAGILYTTYPGGYRYHLAGLSGEADGLDLDPSLTFLPHTEYRYFGLEHACSGLLLCSYRPDDETIRLVVCNPATRRWTELPPRLQPRPNTCPDHKEFHLAFDPAVPSHFHVFDFEFRLGSLLTGARIYSSRTGAWSQRDAAGLVGDVWLTHLSVMVGGMLHVVGNLSVPADSNNWDDDTLLVAVDMEGKVWKTISVPRGQRYGTVGWSQGCLHYAAISPAPLTIGDDDNEDTLPRAEEVAIWRLEDYDTQQWALKQSFRADKVLKLAEVEYQLVGFHPDRDTFFLVSKGLYDGDAWDAASVVSWDMRRRQICDVLDLEKGSSSLCLPYVPLFSSEPLADADGH, encoded by the coding sequence GCCGGACAACTCTCTCtcttgcggcggcggcggcggcggcggcggccagtcGACTCACTGACGACCTCATCGTGGAGATTCTGTCCCGGCTACCGTTCTGGTCCGTCTGCCGTTCCAAGTGCGTCTCCAAGGCCTGGCGCGACCTCATCGCCCTCCCCGCCCACCGCAAGAAGCTGCCCCAGACCCTCGCCGGCATCCTATACACCACCTACCCCGGCGGCTACCGGTACCACTTGGCCGGCCTCTCGGGCGAGGCCGATGGTCTTGATCTCGACCCTTCGCTCACGTTCCTGCCACATACGGAGTACAGGTACTTCGGGCTGGAGCACGCCTGCAGTGGCCTCCTCCTCTGCTCCTACAGACCGGACGATGAAACGATCCGTCTAGTCGTCTGCAATCCCGCCACCCGGAGGTGGACGGAGCTGCCCCCTCGCCTGCAGCCGCGGCCAAACACATGCCCCGATCACAAGGAATTCCATCTCGCTTTTGATCCCGCAGTCCCGTCCCATTTCCACGTTTTTGATTTCGAGTTCCGCCTGGGGAGTCTCCTCACAGGAGCCCGCATATACTCGTCGAGAACTGGAGCATGGAGCCAGAGGGATGCTGCCGGATTGGTTGGGGATGTTTGGCTGACCCATCTCAGTGTCATGGTTGGCGGCATGCTGCACGTTGTCGGCAACCTGTCGGTGCCTGCCGACAGCAACAATTGGGATGACGATACTCTGCTCGTGGCCGTGGACATGGAGGGCAAGGTGTGGAAGACAATTTCCGTGCCACGCGGACAGCGTTATGGTACAGTTGGGTGGTCACAGGGGTGCCTGCACTATGCTGCTATATCTCCAGCTCCTCTCACCATCGGGGACGACGACAATGAGGACACACTCCCCAGGGCTGAAGAGGTCGCCATCTGGCGCCTTGAGGATTATGATACCCAGCAATGGGCGCTGAAGCAAAGTTTCAGAGCTGATAAGGTACTTAAACTAGCTGAGGTGGAGTACCAGTTGGTTGGGTTCCATCCCGACCGCGACACCTTCTTTTTGGTCAGCAAAGGTCTTTATGATGGTGATGCATGGGATGCGGCTTCAGTGGTGTCTTGGGACATGCGTCGCCGCCAAATTTGTGATGTCCTTGACCTCGAGAAAGGCAGTTCAAGCCTGTGTCTGCCTTATGTTCCTCTCTTCTCATCAGAGCCACTAGCAGATGCAGATGGGCACTAG